The Geomonas ferrireducens genome includes a window with the following:
- a CDS encoding ammonia-forming cytochrome c nitrite reductase subunit c552, producing MTAVLIWSACVQKRMDPVTSEMAPEGKVDPADAAIDPAHWGRLYPIHYQQWKLTSEPTPAGLSKYKRGYDVGEERRDKLDEYPFLALLYNGWGFGAEYNEPRGHYYMVQDQLEVDPGRIKAGGACLTCKTPYAPKLAKDMGAAYFPTPYKEVLARLPKDKQTLGVACVDCHDNKGMALKISRGFTLGKALKEIGLDETKLTREQKRNFVCAQCHVTYMIPKDKDMHSTNVIFPWAGSQEGHITIENIIKQIKSSPANGEWVQAVTGFKLGFVRHPEYEFYSNQSPHYMAGVTCADCHMPVMTVDGEDLTDHRIMSPLKGSMSACAACHGETPAQLRQKVIDIQDRFTDRYLKAGYAVATDAKLFEMANRAKSAGKQIDQELYGMAREHYEQAFYRLVFVGAENSTGFHNPAEGMRVLEDAVNHASAADMHLRQLLAQAGEKVPEKVDLELPKYLNNRGTKKLQFRPEFEVKPPTIVR from the coding sequence ATGACTGCGGTTTTGATCTGGAGTGCGTGCGTGCAGAAAAGAATGGATCCCGTAACCAGCGAAATGGCCCCGGAAGGCAAGGTAGATCCAGCCGATGCCGCCATAGATCCGGCGCACTGGGGCAGGCTTTATCCCATTCACTACCAGCAGTGGAAGCTGACCAGCGAGCCGACCCCCGCAGGTCTCAGCAAGTACAAGAGGGGGTACGACGTCGGTGAGGAGCGACGCGACAAGCTGGACGAATACCCCTTCCTTGCGCTTTTATACAACGGCTGGGGCTTCGGGGCTGAGTACAATGAGCCGCGCGGCCACTATTACATGGTGCAGGACCAGCTCGAGGTCGATCCGGGGAGGATCAAGGCGGGGGGCGCCTGTCTCACCTGCAAGACACCTTACGCGCCGAAGCTTGCCAAGGACATGGGGGCGGCATATTTCCCGACCCCGTACAAGGAGGTCCTGGCGAGGCTTCCCAAGGATAAGCAGACCTTGGGTGTTGCCTGCGTCGATTGCCACGACAACAAGGGGATGGCCCTGAAGATCTCCCGCGGCTTCACGCTCGGAAAGGCGCTCAAGGAGATCGGTCTCGATGAGACGAAACTGACCAGGGAACAAAAACGTAATTTCGTCTGTGCCCAGTGTCACGTGACCTATATGATCCCGAAGGACAAGGACATGCATTCCACCAACGTGATCTTCCCCTGGGCGGGGAGCCAGGAAGGGCACATCACCATCGAGAACATCATCAAGCAGATCAAGAGTTCACCCGCGAACGGTGAGTGGGTGCAGGCGGTTACCGGCTTCAAGCTCGGCTTCGTCCGCCACCCCGAGTACGAGTTCTACTCGAATCAGAGCCCGCACTACATGGCAGGCGTCACCTGTGCCGACTGCCACATGCCTGTGATGACGGTGGATGGCGAGGACCTGACCGATCACAGGATCATGAGTCCGCTCAAGGGGAGCATGTCCGCCTGCGCCGCCTGCCACGGCGAGACCCCTGCGCAGCTAAGGCAGAAGGTCATCGACATCCAGGACCGTTTCACCGATCGCTATCTCAAAGCCGGATACGCCGTGGCGACCGATGCGAAACTGTTCGAGATGGCAAACCGGGCGAAGAGTGCGGGCAAGCAGATCGACCAGGAACTGTACGGGATGGCGCGCGAGCATTATGAGCAGGCCTTCTACCGGCTCGTGTTCGTGGGGGCCGAGAACTCCACCGGTTTCCACAACCCCGCAGAGGGGATGCGCGTTCTGGAGGATGCGGTAAATCATGCCTCCGCAGCCGACATGCACCTGCGCCAGCTCCTCGCCCAGGCCGGCGAGAAGGTGCCCGAGAAGGTCGACCTCGAGCTTCCGAAGTACCTCAACAACCGCGGCACGAAGAAGCTCCAGTTCAGGCCGGAATTCGAGGTGAAGCCGCCGACCATAGTGCGGTAG
- a CDS encoding short chain dehydrogenase encodes MRIIVVGATGTIGKAVAKLLATEHDVVKVAFRSGDHRVDMSNKESIERMFQEVGHFDALACAAGVARFGALAELSDEDFQTGLAGKLMGQVNLVRVGMNYISDNGCFTLTSGVLSHSPMPGSASISMVNAGLEGFVRAAALEMPRGIRINVVSPPWVKETLEALGMDATGGMPAEQVAQAYWSSIHGMRSGTVINAKDFA; translated from the coding sequence ATGCGGATTATCGTGGTGGGAGCGACGGGAACCATAGGGAAGGCAGTGGCGAAACTCCTGGCGACCGAGCACGACGTCGTCAAGGTCGCCTTCAGAAGCGGCGACCACAGGGTGGACATGTCGAACAAGGAGTCCATCGAGCGGATGTTCCAGGAGGTGGGCCACTTCGACGCCCTCGCCTGTGCCGCCGGGGTCGCCCGCTTCGGGGCGTTGGCGGAACTTTCCGACGAGGACTTTCAGACCGGGCTGGCCGGCAAGCTGATGGGCCAGGTGAACCTGGTGCGGGTGGGGATGAACTACATAAGCGACAACGGCTGCTTTACCCTGACCAGCGGTGTCCTGAGCCACAGTCCGATGCCGGGGAGCGCCTCGATCAGCATGGTCAATGCCGGGCTGGAAGGTTTCGTACGCGCCGCGGCGCTCGAGATGCCGCGCGGCATACGTATCAACGTGGTGAGCCCGCCGTGGGTGAAGGAAACGCTCGAAGCGCTCGGGATGGACGCGACCGGTGGGATGCCCGCCGAGCAGGTGGCCCAGGCGTACTGGTCGAGCATTCACGGCATGCGTAGCGGCACCGTGATCAACGCCAAGGACTTCGCCTGA
- a CDS encoding BamA/TamA family outer membrane protein, producing the protein MKSLMLAVVTLFCLATTAQAAKFDTRFTYSTIETAHFAIHYHQGLEAAAQKAARLAEEAHEKLTHEFKWQPAEKTQVILIDDSDFTNGLAITIPYNTIYLQVVPPSLASTLGEYDDWMRTLITHEYAHILSADPARGYSKVTRAIFGKPLPWMDPIAVVMFLATAPPNTFMPRWWHEGMATWAETKYTGQGRGKGSYYDMIFRAAVAENNLPGVDQINGDVPFWPAGSLPYIYGYRLQRYIAETYGQDAAGTLTQAHAGRIPYTISAPAKRNFNGNSYRDVYEDMLVALRKEQSARIAVLSQKPFTTLSRISDEGENLTYPRFSPDGSRIAFTRRDPHDHTSIVVTDATGRRVLASFRRQFSDGSLSWSPDGKRIYFTQAEITRGFDLYQDLYVHDLDHDRTDRLTKGERLGEVQLSPDGKLFAAVQSGSGSQNLVLFENLAGLEKPKPSTVTRYQGERVSAPRWSPDGRTLSYIRTDNYGRSSLMIYDLGRKSESVLLSAGNSLAYPVWAPDGAVVYYISDETGVFNVFAYDLKARKSYQVSHLLTGALQPEPSPDGSRMLIAHYTSHGFRIAAFNLERSDWSESRGPSLPLTRALPTSPASEPTAPEGATSDTAATQAGTAQPTTVQTATSQTPALLPSASYTPLKTIAPRFWLPRFYADGEGVAIGAYTAGSDALGYHTYAVSGAYSEGRKRGYGSLIYQNDSFYPTFTLRAHNEPFLYGDLYQTGNDYYELNRGVSVEAAVPLNRLESRYRLRAGYELLDQKALSDVADDGTFHGVPVFQGRRDNLFAGIDFDDVLKYPYSISSEEGRRVSLLYRRFDKGFGSDINLSEYSATWQEYLHLPIRQPGNQVLYLRLAGAFADGDLQYGQQAFQLGGAPSDLNPYPLRGYPLRSMTGKYVATGTIEYRAPIMYPFSGPGTVPAFAEKLHTALFVDAGQVWGGLRPFAADETRVGAGVELRADLTIGYWAKVTPAIGFAHGFNKNGEDQIYFALYLGL; encoded by the coding sequence ATGAAATCTTTGATGCTTGCCGTCGTCACCCTCTTCTGTCTGGCAACCACCGCGCAGGCGGCCAAATTTGATACCAGGTTCACCTACTCCACCATCGAGACCGCTCACTTCGCCATCCACTACCACCAAGGACTGGAGGCTGCGGCGCAAAAGGCCGCTCGCCTGGCCGAGGAGGCACACGAAAAGCTCACCCATGAATTCAAGTGGCAACCAGCGGAAAAGACCCAGGTGATCCTGATCGACGACAGCGACTTCACCAACGGGCTCGCCATCACCATCCCGTACAACACGATCTACCTGCAGGTGGTCCCCCCTTCACTCGCCTCCACGCTCGGGGAGTACGACGACTGGATGAGGACGCTGATCACGCACGAGTACGCCCACATCCTATCCGCCGACCCGGCGCGCGGCTACTCCAAGGTGACCCGCGCCATTTTCGGCAAACCGCTTCCCTGGATGGATCCCATCGCCGTGGTCATGTTCCTTGCGACGGCCCCGCCCAACACCTTCATGCCGCGCTGGTGGCACGAGGGGATGGCAACCTGGGCCGAGACGAAGTACACCGGCCAGGGGCGCGGCAAGGGGAGCTACTACGACATGATCTTCCGTGCGGCCGTAGCGGAAAACAACCTCCCGGGCGTGGACCAGATCAACGGCGATGTGCCTTTCTGGCCCGCGGGGAGCCTCCCCTACATCTACGGCTACCGCCTGCAACGCTACATCGCCGAGACCTACGGCCAGGACGCGGCGGGAACGCTCACCCAGGCCCATGCCGGGCGTATCCCCTACACCATCAGCGCGCCTGCCAAGAGGAACTTCAACGGCAATAGCTATCGGGATGTGTACGAGGATATGCTCGTGGCGCTGAGAAAGGAGCAAAGCGCAAGAATCGCTGTCCTCTCCCAGAAGCCCTTCACGACGCTGTCCCGCATCAGCGACGAAGGTGAAAACCTCACCTACCCGCGCTTTTCCCCGGATGGAAGTCGCATCGCATTCACAAGGCGCGACCCGCACGACCACACCTCGATCGTGGTGACCGATGCCACCGGCCGGCGCGTGCTGGCAAGCTTCAGGCGCCAGTTCTCCGACGGGAGCCTCAGTTGGTCACCGGACGGCAAACGCATCTACTTCACCCAAGCCGAGATCACACGGGGCTTCGACCTGTACCAGGACCTCTACGTCCACGACCTCGACCATGACCGCACCGACCGACTCACCAAGGGTGAGCGCCTCGGCGAAGTGCAGCTCTCCCCGGACGGAAAACTCTTTGCCGCCGTGCAAAGCGGCTCCGGGAGCCAAAATCTCGTCCTCTTCGAGAACCTGGCGGGACTGGAAAAACCGAAACCTTCCACGGTGACGCGTTACCAGGGGGAGCGGGTTTCCGCTCCGCGCTGGTCGCCCGACGGCCGCACGCTCAGCTACATCCGGACCGACAATTACGGCCGGAGTTCACTCATGATTTATGACCTCGGCCGGAAATCCGAGAGCGTCCTGCTAAGCGCGGGGAACTCCCTCGCCTACCCCGTCTGGGCGCCCGACGGCGCGGTCGTCTATTACATCTCGGACGAGACCGGGGTCTTCAACGTCTTTGCCTATGATCTCAAGGCGCGCAAGAGCTACCAGGTGAGTCACCTGCTGACCGGCGCCCTGCAGCCTGAGCCTTCTCCCGACGGAAGCCGCATGCTGATCGCGCACTACACCTCACACGGTTTCAGGATCGCGGCATTCAACTTGGAGCGCTCCGACTGGAGTGAAAGCCGCGGCCCCTCACTGCCGCTTACCCGCGCCCTCCCCACTTCTCCCGCATCGGAGCCGACCGCACCCGAAGGCGCCACTTCCGATACTGCGGCAACACAGGCTGGGACAGCCCAGCCGACGACTGTCCAGACTGCCACCTCTCAAACTCCGGCGCTGCTCCCCTCCGCCTCATACACGCCGCTGAAGACGATCGCACCTCGCTTCTGGCTGCCGCGCTTCTACGCCGACGGCGAGGGGGTCGCCATCGGCGCCTATACCGCTGGAAGCGATGCGCTCGGCTACCACACCTACGCCGTAAGCGGCGCCTACAGTGAAGGCCGCAAACGCGGCTACGGGAGCCTTATCTACCAAAACGACTCGTTCTATCCGACCTTCACCCTCCGGGCGCACAACGAACCGTTTCTGTACGGGGACCTTTACCAGACGGGCAACGACTACTACGAACTGAACCGCGGGGTGTCCGTCGAGGCCGCCGTCCCCCTGAACCGGCTGGAATCGCGCTACCGCCTGCGGGCCGGCTATGAACTTCTCGACCAGAAGGCGCTGAGCGACGTGGCTGACGACGGCACCTTCCATGGCGTCCCCGTCTTTCAGGGGCGCAGGGACAACCTCTTCGCCGGAATCGACTTCGACGACGTGCTTAAGTACCCCTATTCGATCAGCTCCGAGGAAGGGAGAAGGGTTTCGCTTTTGTACCGCCGCTTCGACAAAGGGTTCGGGAGCGACATCAACCTCTCGGAGTACAGCGCGACCTGGCAGGAGTACCTGCATCTGCCGATTCGGCAACCGGGGAACCAGGTGCTCTATCTGCGCCTGGCCGGTGCCTTCGCCGATGGCGACCTTCAGTACGGCCAGCAGGCCTTCCAGTTGGGCGGCGCACCGTCCGACCTCAACCCGTACCCGCTGCGCGGCTATCCGCTCCGTTCCATGACCGGCAAGTACGTGGCAACGGGAACCATCGAGTACCGTGCGCCGATCATGTACCCATTCTCCGGCCCCGGCACCGTTCCCGCCTTCGCAGAAAAGCTGCACACCGCTCTCTTCGTAGACGCAGGCCAGGTTTGGGGCGGCCTGCGCCCCTTCGCAGCAGACGAAACCAGAGTCGGCGCCGGTGTCGAGTTGCGCGCCGATCTGACTATCGGCTACTGGGCCAAGGTCACCCCTGCGATAGGATTCGCTCACGGGTTCAACAAGAACGGCGAAGATCAGATATACTTCGCGCTGTACTTGGGGCTCTAA
- a CDS encoding mucoidy inhibitor MuiA family protein → MHAFRLFLITLLLAWPLSLHAATGTLQAQSRITAVTVFSDRAQVTRHAALTLRPGMNLVNFDDMPQLMMEESLRAEGKGSGRARIAGISVKKVFLDRTREKRVRELEDEIVQLTRKVESIEARRKALAAQKAFVDSIRVGYGERISKEIGAGKPITGELDQAMRFVGENTGKIEEKIYDTEAEKRPLQDRIAALKKELEQNRTDGMKEVRSVQVAIEAEREMKFDMELSYLVPQATWTPTYDVRLAPDGKEAELVYRAQIWQMTGEDWPGVKLTLSTASPASGGGAPELFPWRVSFYEPPRPIPYLPRAKMEMAAPAYGAAPAAPAEDRMQQTEFSAAQVAQGQTSVQFEVVQPVDVTADSSHAQSVIAIEKLPVSVGYETVPKLSPRAYLKSTVTNRSTYPLLAGEINIFNDAVFVGKSQLKTVASGEDFDLYFGSDDQVKVKREVARVKKKGGLIADSSVTYHVDIELQNFKSRPVSVELKDQKPLPGNAEIAVKVEELTLKPAETKEDGTIIWKLELAPREKRKVSYDIVIDYPKGRDLVGLE, encoded by the coding sequence ATGCATGCTTTTAGATTGTTCCTGATCACCCTACTGCTTGCATGGCCGCTTTCCCTGCATGCCGCTACCGGCACGCTGCAGGCGCAGTCGAGGATCACGGCGGTCACGGTTTTCTCCGACCGCGCCCAGGTTACCCGTCATGCGGCCCTCACCCTCAGGCCGGGGATGAACCTGGTGAACTTCGACGACATGCCGCAGCTCATGATGGAAGAGTCGCTCAGGGCCGAGGGAAAGGGATCCGGCCGCGCGCGCATCGCCGGCATCTCGGTGAAAAAGGTCTTTCTGGACCGGACCCGTGAAAAGCGGGTGCGCGAACTTGAGGACGAGATCGTGCAGCTAACCCGAAAGGTTGAGAGCATCGAGGCGCGCCGCAAGGCGCTCGCGGCGCAGAAGGCGTTCGTCGACTCGATCCGGGTCGGCTATGGAGAAAGGATCTCGAAGGAGATCGGCGCAGGAAAGCCGATCACCGGCGAACTCGACCAGGCGATGCGCTTCGTCGGTGAGAACACCGGCAAGATCGAAGAGAAAATCTACGACACGGAAGCGGAAAAGCGTCCCCTGCAGGACCGCATCGCCGCCCTTAAAAAAGAGCTGGAGCAGAACCGGACGGACGGAATGAAGGAGGTGCGCTCGGTTCAGGTCGCGATCGAGGCCGAGCGCGAGATGAAGTTCGACATGGAGCTCAGCTACCTGGTGCCGCAGGCGACATGGACCCCGACCTACGACGTGCGGCTCGCCCCGGACGGTAAAGAGGCGGAGCTTGTCTATCGCGCGCAGATTTGGCAGATGACCGGTGAAGACTGGCCCGGGGTGAAGCTTACCCTATCCACCGCGAGCCCCGCCTCCGGCGGTGGCGCACCCGAGCTTTTCCCGTGGCGCGTTTCTTTCTACGAGCCGCCACGCCCCATTCCGTACCTGCCACGCGCCAAGATGGAGATGGCTGCGCCCGCGTACGGCGCGGCCCCGGCGGCACCCGCCGAGGACCGGATGCAGCAGACGGAGTTCAGTGCGGCCCAGGTGGCACAGGGTCAGACCTCGGTGCAGTTCGAGGTGGTGCAGCCTGTGGACGTTACCGCCGACAGCAGCCACGCGCAGAGCGTGATAGCGATAGAAAAGCTCCCGGTCAGCGTCGGCTACGAGACGGTGCCCAAACTCTCGCCGCGGGCCTATCTCAAATCCACCGTCACCAACCGCAGCACCTATCCCCTTCTTGCCGGCGAGATCAACATCTTCAACGACGCCGTCTTCGTGGGCAAAAGCCAGTTGAAAACGGTCGCTTCCGGCGAGGATTTCGACCTTTACTTCGGCAGCGATGACCAGGTGAAGGTGAAGCGCGAAGTGGCAAGGGTGAAGAAAAAAGGCGGCCTCATCGCCGACAGCAGCGTCACTTATCACGTCGACATCGAGCTGCAGAATTTCAAGAGCCGACCGGTTTCCGTGGAACTAAAAGACCAGAAGCCGCTGCCGGGGAACGCCGAGATTGCGGTCAAAGTTGAAGAACTAACACTGAAACCGGCGGAGACCAAGGAAGACGGCACCATTATTTGGAAACTCGAGCTTGCACCGCGCGAGAAGCGGAAGGTCTCCTACGACATCGTCATCGACTACCCGAAGGGGCGCGACCTGGTCGGGCTCGAGTAG
- a CDS encoding SLC13 family permease, with protein sequence MENNHLLEKPLKIDNRPMWLILLDRTARYQVMAVVALVIAVLVRLTPPEGLSVEGYRALVLFGATVFFWISGLLPIAVTALLSMVMLPLLGIMDAKKTYSMFGNESVFFILGAFILAAAMTGTGISARLARAMLARFGRTPTRLALTVFLLSAFLSFIMSEHAVAAMLFPVVTELATALRLEKGKSSFGRLLFMSMAWGCIIGGIATFLGGARAPLAAGLLKESTGLHFSFVEWSTAACMIVLPLLVLGFVILLRFFPSDIDDVEVGLKFLNGKRLEMGKISGDEILTALVMVGTVACWMFLGEKTGLAAIAIIGAAALFTFRVVSWQKIEEYVNWGIILMYGGTIALASALEKTGAAVWVVKKGMGDHAHAPLAVIAVISLVAILVTECISHAAVVAILMPVGMGLCQTTGMDPKVMTLSIALPAGLAYCLPMGTPATAIAYASGYLKSRDIIVAGGVVMAVSWLLFMGSVVFVWPVLGLKI encoded by the coding sequence ATGGAAAATAACCACCTCCTCGAAAAACCGCTCAAGATCGACAACCGCCCCATGTGGCTCATCCTGCTGGACCGCACAGCGCGCTACCAGGTCATGGCTGTCGTGGCCCTGGTCATCGCCGTGCTGGTTCGCCTGACTCCTCCCGAGGGACTCTCCGTGGAAGGTTACCGGGCGCTGGTTCTTTTCGGCGCCACGGTCTTCTTCTGGATTTCCGGACTGCTCCCCATTGCGGTCACCGCCCTCTTGTCCATGGTCATGCTCCCGCTTCTCGGCATCATGGACGCGAAGAAGACCTACTCGATGTTCGGGAACGAATCCGTCTTCTTCATCCTCGGGGCCTTCATCCTTGCCGCCGCCATGACCGGCACCGGCATCTCGGCCCGTCTCGCCAGGGCCATGCTCGCCCGCTTCGGCCGGACCCCGACAAGGCTTGCCCTGACCGTGTTTCTTTTGTCCGCCTTCCTCTCCTTCATCATGAGCGAGCACGCCGTCGCCGCCATGCTCTTCCCGGTGGTGACGGAACTCGCCACTGCGCTACGCCTCGAGAAAGGGAAGAGCAGTTTCGGGCGGCTCCTTTTCATGTCCATGGCGTGGGGATGCATCATCGGCGGCATCGCCACCTTCCTCGGAGGCGCCCGCGCACCGCTCGCGGCCGGACTTCTGAAGGAGTCCACCGGACTTCACTTCTCCTTCGTGGAATGGTCCACCGCCGCCTGCATGATCGTCCTGCCGCTCCTCGTGCTCGGCTTCGTGATCCTTTTGAGGTTCTTCCCTTCTGACATCGACGACGTTGAAGTGGGACTTAAATTCCTGAACGGCAAACGCCTGGAAATGGGAAAGATCAGCGGCGACGAGATCCTCACCGCGCTCGTCATGGTGGGGACGGTTGCCTGCTGGATGTTCCTCGGCGAGAAGACAGGACTTGCAGCCATCGCCATCATAGGCGCTGCCGCGCTGTTCACCTTCCGGGTCGTTTCCTGGCAGAAAATCGAGGAGTACGTCAACTGGGGGATCATCCTGATGTACGGCGGCACCATAGCGCTCGCCTCCGCACTGGAAAAAACCGGGGCAGCGGTTTGGGTGGTGAAAAAGGGGATGGGGGACCACGCGCACGCGCCGCTTGCTGTGATCGCGGTGATCTCGCTGGTAGCGATCCTAGTGACCGAGTGCATCAGCCACGCCGCCGTGGTCGCCATCCTGATGCCGGTCGGGATGGGGCTGTGCCAGACCACGGGGATGGACCCCAAGGTGATGACCCTTTCCATCGCGCTCCCCGCAGGGCTCGCTTACTGCCTCCCCATGGGGACGCCTGCCACCGCCATCGCCTATGCATCCGGCTACCTCAAAAGCCGCGACATCATCGTGGCGGGAGGCGTGGTCATGGCCGTGTCGTGGCTCCTCTTCATGGGGTCGGTGGTGTTTGTCTGGCCGGTACTCGGCCTGAAGATCTGA
- a CDS encoding RrF2 family transcriptional regulator yields MISKKTKYGLKALIYLARRYEQGPILIADLAREERIPKKFLENILLNLKNAGVLQSRKGRGGGYSLGRPPEKITFGQAIRLMDGPLAPVPCVSEMAYARCTECGSELTCGIRLVMKDVRDEMARILDGTTLADVLEKIDRAGAQGKDLADFCI; encoded by the coding sequence ATGATTTCAAAGAAAACCAAATACGGACTGAAAGCGCTTATCTACCTGGCGCGACGCTACGAGCAGGGACCGATCCTGATTGCCGACCTCGCGCGCGAAGAGAGGATTCCGAAGAAGTTCCTGGAGAACATCCTGCTCAACCTGAAAAACGCGGGGGTGCTGCAAAGCAGAAAGGGAAGGGGAGGTGGCTACTCGCTTGGACGGCCGCCCGAGAAGATCACCTTCGGCCAGGCGATCCGCCTCATGGATGGGCCGCTCGCCCCGGTCCCCTGCGTGAGCGAGATGGCCTATGCCAGATGCACCGAGTGCGGCAGTGAGCTCACCTGCGGCATCAGGCTCGTGATGAAGGACGTGCGCGACGAGATGGCCAGGATTCTCGACGGCACGACGCTTGCCGACGTGCTGGAGAAGATCGATCGGGCTGGCGCGCAGGGGAAAGATCTGGCCGATTTCTGCATCTGA
- a CDS encoding carbohydrate kinase family protein, whose translation MKYDIVGLGVSTIDLLMVVDELPGGELVQKAHATAVAGGGPVATALVALARLGAKTAMLDRLGDDLFGRMILEEFGREGVDTSGIAIAQGKSSSQASILVRRRDGARAITFAPGDCGELDAAYLPVDAIRAARILHLNGRHWDASLRAAHVAREAGVRVSFDGGSHRFQPMHRELMPLVDICIVAHDYATAFTGAADPGKAALALVEAGPSIVAVTCGTGGSHVAARGGEQFHQIAFPVEHVIDTTGAGDAYHGAFLFALARGYALRDSACMASAAGALNTRALGGRAALPTLAEIESFLLELS comes from the coding sequence ATGAAATACGACATTGTCGGCCTCGGCGTCTCCACCATCGATCTCCTGATGGTGGTTGATGAGCTGCCGGGTGGTGAGCTGGTGCAGAAGGCGCATGCGACGGCGGTGGCGGGCGGAGGGCCGGTGGCAACGGCGCTGGTCGCCCTGGCACGACTGGGGGCGAAAACGGCCATGCTCGACCGGCTGGGAGACGATCTCTTTGGCAGGATGATCCTCGAGGAGTTCGGCCGCGAAGGGGTGGATACTTCCGGCATCGCAATAGCGCAGGGGAAGAGCTCATCGCAGGCGAGTATCCTGGTCCGGCGGCGCGACGGCGCCCGGGCCATCACCTTCGCCCCGGGCGACTGCGGCGAGCTAGATGCCGCATACCTCCCGGTGGATGCGATCCGAGCAGCCCGCATTCTGCACCTGAACGGCCGCCACTGGGATGCCTCGCTGCGCGCGGCGCACGTCGCGCGGGAGGCAGGGGTGAGGGTCTCCTTCGACGGCGGCTCACACCGTTTCCAGCCGATGCACCGCGAGCTGATGCCGCTCGTGGACATCTGCATCGTGGCCCACGACTACGCCACTGCTTTCACCGGTGCAGCCGATCCCGGGAAGGCGGCACTCGCCCTCGTTGAAGCGGGCCCAAGCATCGTCGCCGTTACCTGCGGCACCGGCGGAAGCCACGTCGCCGCCAGGGGCGGTGAACAGTTCCACCAGATCGCTTTCCCGGTCGAACACGTGATCGATACGACCGGAGCGGGGGATGCCTACCACGGCGCCTTCCTTTTTGCCTTGGCCCGCGGCTATGCCCTGCGTGATTCCGCCTGCATGGCAAGTGCCGCCGGAGCTCTCAACACGCGCGCCTTGGGCGGCCGTGCCGCACTTCCCACCCTTGCCGAGATCGAATCCTTCCTCCTCGAGCTGTCCTAG
- a CDS encoding EamA family transporter, with product MHEDNSRHTLRTSLITAIAPCIWGSTYLVTTQMLPPNHPLTAALLRVLPIGVIMIAVQRRAPEGHWWGRLLFLGLLNIGVFQALLFIAAYRLPGGVAATVIATQPLGVILLSRPLLGSRPVRLAWIAAAIGVVGVALLVLTPAARLDGVGIAAALSGAVCMALGTVLTKRWAATPLPIASFTGWQLVFGGLFLLPFALLFEEPITHLTAMNVMGYAYLGIFGTGITYMIFFWGIRRLQPSAVSLLGLLSPVMATLLGFLVLGQRLTPLQLLGGGLVLWSIWAGQQPASERR from the coding sequence ATGCACGAGGACAACAGCCGCCACACGCTGCGCACTTCGCTCATCACCGCCATCGCTCCCTGCATCTGGGGCAGCACCTACTTGGTCACGACGCAGATGCTGCCGCCCAACCACCCCCTGACCGCGGCTCTTTTACGCGTACTCCCCATCGGTGTGATCATGATCGCAGTGCAGCGTCGAGCTCCTGAGGGGCATTGGTGGGGACGGCTGCTCTTTTTGGGGCTTCTGAACATCGGCGTATTCCAGGCGCTGCTCTTCATCGCCGCTTACCGGCTTCCCGGCGGCGTGGCCGCGACGGTGATAGCAACCCAGCCACTGGGAGTGATCCTGCTCTCCCGCCCACTACTCGGCAGCCGCCCTGTGCGCCTGGCTTGGATTGCAGCGGCTATCGGTGTGGTGGGAGTTGCCCTCTTGGTGCTCACCCCGGCCGCACGGCTGGACGGCGTCGGCATAGCGGCCGCGCTCTCCGGCGCCGTCTGTATGGCCCTAGGCACCGTACTCACCAAGCGCTGGGCGGCGACGCCCCTCCCCATCGCCTCATTCACCGGGTGGCAACTGGTCTTCGGCGGACTTTTCCTGCTCCCCTTCGCGCTACTCTTCGAGGAACCGATCACGCACCTCACCGCCATGAACGTCATGGGATACGCCTACCTCGGCATCTTCGGGACGGGGATCACCTACATGATCTTCTTCTGGGGGATAAGGCGGCTGCAGCCGTCGGCGGTCTCCCTGCTCGGGCTCTTAAGCCCGGTCATGGCGACTCTGCTCGGCTTTCTCGTGCTGGGGCAGCGGCTTACCCCGCTGCAATTGCTGGGAGGTGGACTGGTCCTGTGGAGCATCTGGGCGGGACAGCAGCCGGCGTCGGAGCGACGCTAG